The following proteins come from a genomic window of Leptospira barantonii:
- a CDS encoding TraB/GumN family protein has translation MAKTSLKEKTKPERKKKVSGSEPIETIKLGKSTVTILGTAHISQKSIDEVQRIIRQEKPDTVCVELCNSRMRSVKDNEHWKKLDIFKVFKERKMYLLLSSLILSAFQKKLGKGSIRPGDEMRMAISEGEKIGAKIVPIDREVSTTLKRAWWNIGFFNRMFLLSALLTSLFVKEDISEEKIEEMKSEDVLKDLFSQLPKRYESIKNVIIDERDSYLAQKIRDSAKEGKKVFAVVGAGHLQGIVNQIQDEQDIAPLDHLPQKTALDRWKGLLVPGIFLGLILTVFYFGGRQQGQEFVLRWILVKGGLAALGAIISLAHPLSVILAFLAAPVGNFNPIIKPGWVAALCESWLRKPLVEDFERIAQDSEHWKGYWKNNVIRIFLVFMLPQIGSSIGTFIVTADLFRVLKGLL, from the coding sequence ATGGCAAAAACATCACTCAAAGAAAAGACAAAACCCGAGCGTAAGAAAAAAGTTTCCGGCTCGGAACCGATCGAAACGATCAAACTCGGCAAGTCGACCGTTACGATTCTCGGGACGGCTCATATCAGCCAAAAAAGTATCGACGAGGTGCAAAGAATCATCCGGCAAGAAAAACCGGACACGGTTTGTGTCGAACTTTGTAATTCCAGAATGCGGTCCGTAAAGGACAACGAACACTGGAAGAAACTGGATATATTCAAAGTTTTTAAAGAAAGAAAAATGTATCTTCTTCTTTCGAGTCTGATTCTTTCCGCGTTTCAGAAAAAACTCGGCAAGGGTTCCATCCGTCCCGGCGACGAGATGAGAATGGCGATTTCCGAAGGGGAAAAAATCGGAGCGAAGATCGTTCCGATCGACCGCGAAGTTTCCACAACTTTGAAAAGAGCTTGGTGGAACATCGGTTTTTTCAATCGTATGTTTTTACTTTCGGCTCTGTTGACTTCCTTGTTCGTAAAAGAGGACATCTCCGAAGAAAAAATCGAAGAGATGAAATCGGAAGACGTTCTCAAAGATCTATTCTCCCAACTTCCGAAACGTTATGAGTCCATTAAGAACGTAATCATCGACGAAAGAGATTCTTATCTCGCTCAAAAGATCCGGGACTCCGCAAAGGAAGGAAAGAAAGTTTTCGCGGTTGTCGGCGCGGGTCATTTACAAGGAATCGTAAATCAAATTCAGGATGAACAGGACATCGCTCCTCTGGACCATCTTCCTCAAAAAACCGCACTCGATCGTTGGAAAGGGCTTCTGGTTCCCGGAATTTTTCTGGGTTTGATTCTAACCGTTTTTTATTTCGGCGGAAGACAACAAGGTCAGGAATTCGTTCTTCGTTGGATTCTCGTCAAGGGCGGACTTGCCGCGTTAGGCGCCATCATTTCGCTCGCACATCCGTTATCCGTGATTCTCGCCTTTTTGGCGGCTCCGGTGGGGAACTTCAATCCGATCATAAAACCCGGTTGGGTCGCCGCGTTATGCGAGTCTTGGCTTCGTAAACCTCTCGTGGAGGATTTCGAAAGAATCGCTCAGGATTCGGAACACTGGAAAGGATATTGGAAGAACAACGTGATCCGTATCTTTCTCGTGTTTATGCTTCCTCAGATCGGAAGTAGCATCGGGACGTTTATCGTAACCGCGGACTTATTCCGCGTTCTCAAAGGTTTGTTGTGA
- a CDS encoding shikimate kinase, translated as MKKNFALIGPRGVGKSKVSRKLSKLTGMPVVSTDMIAVYEMGGISIPEFIQRKDGDWRAFRDLEFRILEKLKSSQGIILDCGGGILFDLDSKGKEILSSRKIELLKSIAIVFGLSRPTEALVEKIQNDPTRPPLSAVTSYKNILESRLPSYQNVSDFYLEIDDLKVEEICSRILQKIEY; from the coding sequence TTGAAAAAAAATTTCGCTTTGATCGGCCCAAGAGGGGTCGGAAAATCCAAGGTTTCTCGCAAACTTTCCAAATTAACGGGCATGCCCGTGGTTTCCACGGACATGATCGCCGTATACGAGATGGGTGGAATTTCAATTCCCGAATTCATCCAGAGAAAGGACGGGGATTGGAGAGCGTTCCGCGATTTAGAATTTAGAATTTTAGAAAAACTAAAATCTTCCCAAGGAATCATTCTCGATTGTGGTGGTGGAATCTTGTTTGATTTGGATTCCAAAGGAAAAGAGATTCTCAGTTCCCGAAAAATCGAACTTTTGAAATCGATCGCAATTGTTTTCGGTTTATCCCGTCCCACCGAGGCTTTGGTGGAAAAAATCCAAAATGACCCTACTCGCCCCCCGCTCAGCGCCGTAACTTCCTACAAAAATATCCTCGAAAGTCGCCTTCCTTCCTACCAAAATGTGTCCGATTTTTATCTAGAAATAGATGATTTGAAGGTCGAAGAGATTTGTTCCAGAATTCTGCAGAAAATTGAATATTGA
- a CDS encoding chemotaxis protein CheD yields the protein MLAKGSKVVNVGIADIQAAQSPEILRTTLGSCIGVVFYAPEKKIGAMAHFMLSKDPGGKDSQKNPFKYAETAIPLLIKKMSELGCSPGDYSVRLFGGASMFKGVQSSFLQNIGEQNILTARALLEQSKIPLIVEDVGGNDGRTISLYLDDGRVLLKKGGFEKYLYKVR from the coding sequence ATGCTCGCAAAAGGATCGAAAGTAGTCAACGTAGGAATCGCGGACATACAAGCCGCCCAATCTCCGGAGATTTTAAGAACCACTTTGGGTTCCTGCATCGGAGTCGTGTTTTACGCTCCCGAGAAAAAGATAGGAGCGATGGCCCACTTTATGCTCTCCAAGGATCCGGGAGGAAAGGATTCTCAAAAGAATCCGTTCAAATACGCGGAAACGGCCATTCCCTTATTGATCAAAAAGATGAGCGAACTGGGTTGTAGTCCCGGAGATTATTCCGTAAGACTTTTCGGAGGCGCCTCCATGTTCAAAGGCGTTCAATCCAGTTTTTTACAAAACATCGGAGAACAGAATATTCTTACCGCGAGAGCCCTCTTAGAACAAAGTAAAATTCCATTGATCGTAGAAGACGTCGGCGGCAACGACGGAAGGACCATCAGTTTGTATTTGGACGACGGTCGGGTTCTTTTGAAAAAAGGCGGGTTTGAAAAGTACCTCTATAAGGTCAGGTAA
- a CDS encoding tyrosine-type recombinase/integrase: MSELEVPKKNKNSIERLTKIIRQRNYKKATAYTYLKYNIDFLHFADKPAEKITLKDLNRYMDHLRKRKVSSSTIQINVSSLKMFFEDVMKMDLFRDFQRPVREYNNPNAITYKEMQNILKTASINAKHELMCGLVYFGGLRVGELISLRWAHLDSKRKSIQIKSSALAQSRTVEIPVELGVLIKKYERAALSSANSYLFPGKSMGSHTTSRNVERIISEIGRSSGIPSPVTVFTLRHSRALHLIADGSSLNHVKDFLGHKTLASTESYIPVKKNLRASVREKSRQDALKNIRKKFRTG; this comes from the coding sequence ATGTCAGAATTGGAAGTTCCAAAAAAGAACAAAAACTCGATTGAAAGACTCACGAAGATTATCCGCCAGAGAAACTATAAAAAAGCCACGGCTTATACTTACCTAAAATATAATATAGATTTTCTGCATTTTGCGGATAAACCCGCGGAAAAGATCACCTTAAAGGATCTGAACCGCTACATGGATCACTTAAGGAAGAGAAAAGTGTCCTCTTCCACCATTCAAATCAACGTAAGCTCCTTGAAGATGTTCTTCGAAGACGTGATGAAGATGGATTTGTTCCGTGACTTTCAAAGACCGGTCCGCGAATACAACAATCCGAACGCGATCACTTATAAAGAAATGCAGAATATTCTAAAAACTGCATCTATCAACGCGAAACACGAGCTGATGTGCGGCCTTGTATATTTCGGAGGTCTTCGTGTCGGAGAATTGATTTCGCTCAGATGGGCGCATCTCGATTCCAAAAGAAAATCGATTCAGATCAAGTCATCCGCTCTCGCACAATCCAGAACGGTGGAAATTCCGGTAGAACTCGGAGTTCTGATTAAAAAGTATGAAAGAGCGGCTTTGTCCTCGGCGAACTCGTATCTTTTTCCGGGAAAGAGCATGGGATCTCACACCACTTCGAGAAACGTGGAAAGAATCATTTCCGAAATCGGAAGAAGTTCCGGAATCCCGAGCCCGGTGACCGTTTTTACTCTGAGACACAGCAGAGCTTTACATTTGATCGCGGACGGCTCTTCGTTGAATCACGTGAAGGATTTTCTCGGTCACAAAACTCTTGCAAGCACGGAGTCTTACATTCCGGTTAAGAAGAATCTCAGAGCTTCGGTTCGCGAAAAATCAAGACAAGACGCTTTGAAAAACATCCGTAAAAAGTTCAGAACCGGTTAA
- a CDS encoding HDOD domain-containing protein, protein MKEKIDQLFLNDAQLPRISSVVTKVMQMVQKQDVAIPDLAKEISNDPGLTTEVIKLSNSAYYRAAKPIKTVQESLMTLGIKTVKDIILLTAARGILKKDLKGYQVDGEDNWIHSLTVAELSKRICEQKKLKVGSDLAFTGGLLHNIGKVILADFFPAVIVNLREELKAHSSSFEDLERKHFGYSHEEAGAKLLEKWNFPKELVHVAQNYSRPEDETEFPELVSVIHISHSISVAAGVGIDIAGLSTPISNKALQILGIADSDLQMYYTVLPEIQKHIRELIQA, encoded by the coding sequence ATGAAAGAAAAAATAGACCAACTCTTTTTAAACGACGCTCAACTTCCAAGAATTTCATCCGTAGTTACGAAAGTGATGCAGATGGTTCAAAAACAAGACGTGGCGATTCCGGATCTTGCAAAGGAAATTTCGAACGATCCCGGACTTACAACCGAAGTGATCAAACTTTCCAACTCCGCTTATTACCGCGCGGCAAAACCGATCAAAACCGTACAAGAATCCTTGATGACCTTGGGAATCAAAACGGTAAAAGACATCATTCTTTTGACGGCGGCGAGAGGGATCTTAAAAAAAGATCTCAAAGGTTATCAAGTGGACGGCGAGGACAATTGGATTCATTCTTTGACGGTTGCAGAACTTTCCAAAAGAATCTGCGAACAAAAAAAACTCAAAGTAGGATCTGATCTCGCATTCACAGGTGGACTCCTGCACAATATCGGCAAGGTCATTCTCGCGGATTTTTTTCCGGCTGTGATCGTCAATCTTAGGGAAGAATTGAAAGCACATTCCTCTTCTTTCGAGGATCTGGAGCGAAAACATTTCGGTTATTCTCACGAGGAAGCCGGAGCCAAACTATTAGAAAAATGGAATTTTCCAAAAGAATTGGTTCACGTTGCGCAGAATTACAGTCGCCCCGAAGATGAAACCGAGTTTCCGGAATTGGTTTCCGTGATTCATATCTCTCATTCCATTTCCGTTGCGGCCGGAGTGGGAATCGACATCGCCGGTTTGTCGACTCCGATTTCCAATAAAGCTTTGCAGATTTTAGGAATTGCCGATTCTGACTTGCAGATGTATTACACGGTTCTTCCGGAAATACAGAAACATATCCGTGAGTTAATCCAGGCTTGA